From Aspergillus fumigatus Af293 chromosome 3, whole genome shotgun sequence, a single genomic window includes:
- a CDS encoding transposase, giving the protein MPKSIKFNESDLLKACEAAQAQNKPNISKIAREYGVPYSTLRDCIKKGRQARTARKPVNKALDGYQEEALIQWIVWMRDHNIPVTPKLLEEFANQSLQRAGEARQVSRVWAYRFEKRLPEHLNLGPVKQKTKESKCIKAEDAGLLANWYNQLANVVKDTPPRLVYNFDECGFRPGEGKARNVIGLKGSCLDLAESEKGENITTIECIAADGNGIFMECWFNESEALPPNTTIATQANGWISDELAHQWPQSFIKATNERTKRGEKRILIFDGHGSHLTVDFLQTCEDNGVIPFGFLPHTTHLCQPLDGKPFLSYKQHFRRINNELSYWAGEPVGKSEFLRVIGPVREKAFNQRIIREAFKDRGIWPVDGSKIVDNLAIQAWEQIPDVYAPDLDACLRETPSPPPISSSSVDITPRRTIQALKKNQAKLSKHKDLLTPKLQRNLERIFEYNQIAAEHLAIANETINRIRAAKAKDAAAQERRLQRQWEKVHASKYRKLLTHSGKRCGWASHG; this is encoded by the exons atgcctaaatctattaaatttaatgaatctgacctccttaaggcctgcgaagccgctcaggcccaaaataaaccgaatatctccaagattgcgcgtgaatatggcgTTCCTTATTCAACACTACGTGATTGCATCAAAAAGGGCAGACAGGCTCGTACAGCTCGGAAACCAGTGAATAAAGCACTTGATGGgtaccaggaggaagccttaatacagtggatagtctggatGCGAGATCATAACATACCAGTGAcacctaagctactagaagagtttgcaaatcagtcacttcaacgcgctggtgaagctagacaggttagtagggtatgggcatatcgctttgaaaAACGACTCCCAGAACACCTCAATCTGGGCCCTGTGAAGCAAAAGACGAAGGAATCAAAGTgtatcaaggctgaggatgctggtttacTAGCgaattggtataatcagcttgccaaTGTGGTTAAAGATACACCACCACgattggtatacaactttgatgaatgtggcttccgacctggcgaaggcaaggcaaggaaTGTGATTGGATTAAAaggttcttgccttgatcttgctgaatctgagaagggtgagaataTAACAACTATTGAATGtattgctgcagatg gcaacgggatcttcatggaatgTTGGTTTaacgagagcgaggcccTACCACCAAATACAACGATAGCTACGCaagccaatggctggatatcagatgaactagcccatcaatggcctcaaagctttatcaaggcaacaaatgagcgtacaaagagaggagagaaacgaatacttatatttgatggtcatGGCTCCCATcttactgttgatttcttacagacatgcgaagataatggggttattccctttggattccttcctcatacaacacacctttgccagccactggatggcaagccattcttgagctataagcaacacttccgACGTataaataatgagctatcttactgggctggtgagccagtagggaagtcagaattcttacggGTGATTGGACCTGTACGGGAGAAAGCCTTCAACCAACGAAttatccgtgaggccttcaaagatcgtggtaTCTGGCCTGTTGATGGTAGTAAGAtagtcgacaatcttgctATCCAGGCATGGGAACAAATTCCAGAtgtctacgcgcctgatcttgatgcatgCCTTAGAGAgacaccctctccaccacctatctcctcatctagtgtggatatcacccctcgaaggacgattcaggcccttaagaagaatcaggcaaagctatctaagcataaagatctgcttacaccaaagctacagcggaatcttgaacggatatttgaatataatcaaattgctgctgagcatctggctatagCGAATGAAACAATCAATCGAATCAGGGCTGC gaaggccaaagatgctgctgcacaagAGAGGCGTTTACAAAGGcagtgggagaaagtgcatg cttcaaaatatcgaaaattg ctcacccacagcgggaagcggtgtgggtgggctagtcacggataa
- the nsdD gene encoding GATA-type sexual development transcription factor NsdD, which yields MGSLEATHRQRDHLPTISFFTKDGSGYTSRNSTVSSPTPLVSPTTMYPSQPSPYSYQPSAASAPPQPGYISPPESRRALEEEKEKQLQPQRQSLPSIHEALRNDSPLPYPAPPTSGPLPQAHPHPPHALVGRSAGDGPAGPPNPFSNGAPAGPYMREPAYSQLQTEASRSSLASITTQESRNPSLQSLNSSKSPTHSAKTGLTSIAGSQTGSGYEYSAPTSAGSIASPNGYTAYSQPFTFQSQPPPNAPTYPLAHHDTRPYAATPWKPGAPEPPRVEELKNGLAGRPAVPVQPQGDSAKRHLDIYEVETSLNEIVEVSTRTLDFSRHYATRAHQTQRSGPMLGTLPPLHEIEDMINLQRRNQDALMRLRTAVLNQEHALAEQMAQRKAFSAGGVHDSDHMAMYQEEFKGSGGFAGPDTKKRRGKAAPPGRCHSCNRAETPEWRRGPDGARTLCNACGLHYAKLTRKMGASKAASLGSNLKPKAALDPTPPGTR from the exons ATGGGGTCATTAGAGGCAACACATAGACAGAG GGACCATCTACCAACTATAAGTTTCTTCACAAAGGACGGATCTGGATATACCTCGAGAAACTCGACCGTCTCATCACCAACACCACTCGTTAGTCCGACTACCATGTATCCCAGCCAACCTTCGCCTTACTCCTACCAGCCTTCTGCGGCTAGCGCACCTCCACAGCCCGGATATATCTCCCCCCCTGAATCGAGGCGGGCacttgaggaagagaaggagaaacaatTGCAACCGCAGAGACAATCACTCCCTTCAATTCACGAGGCGTTAAGGAATGATAGCCCTTTACCATACCCTGCTCCGCCTACGTCGGGTCCCCTGCCGCAAGCTCATCCCCATCCTCCACATGCTCTCGTCGGTCGATCAGCAGGGGATGGCCCGGCCGGGCCCCCCAACCCGTTCTCCAACGGTGCACCAGCAGGCCCATACATGCGCGAACCTGCTTATTCTCAGCTGCAAACGGAGGCGTCGCGGTCAAGCCTCGCATCTATCACCACACAGGAATCGAGGAATCCCTCGCTACAGTCGCTCAACTCGAGCAAATCACCTACCCACAGCGCCAAGACTGGCTTGACTTCGATCGCGGGCTCGCAGACGGGATCGGGGTACGAATATAGTGCTCCTACTTCGGCGGGGAGTATAGCCTCACCCAATGGATACACTGCATATTCGCAGCCGTTCACTTTTCAGtcacaaccaccaccaaacGCACCGACATACCCACTAGCCCATCATGATACGAGGCCTTATGCTGCGACGCCCTGGAAACCCGGCGCACCAGAACCACCACGTGTCGAGGAATTGAAAAATGGGCTGGCAGGGCGTCCTGCGGTTCCAGTACAACCTCAAGGCGACTCTGCCAAGCGCCACTTGGACATCTACGAAGTGGAGACTTCACTCAATGAG ATCGTCGAAGTGAGTACGCGGACCTTGGACTTTTCCCGGCACTATGCTACTAGAGCGCACCAGACTCAACGGTCTGGGCCCATGTTGGGGACTTTGCCTCCCCTCCAcgagattgaagacatgaTCAATTTGCAACGTCGGAATCAGGATGCTTTGATGCGGTTACGAACCGCTGTTTTGAACCAGGAGCATGCCTTGGCGGAGCAGATGGCTCAGAGAAAAGCTTTCAGCGCCGGCGGAGTCCATGATAGTGACCATATGGCAATGTACCAAGAAGAGTTTAAGGGCAGTGGCGGATTTGCTGGGCCAGATACGAAAAAGCGACGAGGG AAAGCCGCCCCTCCTGGTCGTTGCCACAGTTGCAACCGAGCCGAAACTCCAGAATGGCGTCGTGGTCCAGATGGCGCTCGGACATTGTGCAATGCCTGTGGCCTACACTATGCCAAGTTGACGCGCAAGATGGGCGCTAGCAAGGCTGCTTCCCTGGGTTCCAATCTGAAGCCCAAAGCCGCACTCGATCCCACGCCTCCCGGTACCCGATAG
- a CDS encoding carboxylesterase/lipase family protein — MVQVPDNETRALRMKLLAASFFALWAVGDAAPSSVSNPRVRVRNGTYVGMRNVNYQQDFFLGMPYAQQPVGNLRFRVPQSLNESWEGERNAKKYSDICVGYGSDSIWYPMSEACLTINVIRGSSVDENSKLPVGVWIHGGGFYMGSGSDERYNMSAIVANSYEIGKPFIAVSFNYRLSAWGFLSSQEVVDSGNTNIGLRDQRLALQWVQENIAAFGGDPAKVTIWGESAGGMSVGYHLTAYGGRDDGLFRGAIMQSGGSISVSPASYTVFQGSYDNLVSKVQCSDDEDTLQCLRDVPFETLNAALNGTGGSPNYRFAPVVDGDFIPDRGSVLLKKHRYVKVPIIAGTNTDEGTAFGPLGSIPRSNSTSTSQVCWNAKYGGTTKLPHPVAKRILQLYPDDPSQGIPEYLGSERVPSMGYQWRRTSAYAGDVMMHANRRRQCEAWTETSTPAYCYRFNVHAADVPLLMGATHFEEVAFVFNNIEGLGYHGGKPFDGTPESYKQLSKLMASMWASFIHDLDPNSGIKNSPVHWDPYGRRKPVDLLFDANVTSHMEPDTWRKKGMDYINSRADVYGR; from the exons ATGGTACAAGTTCCAGATAACGAGACCAGAGCCTTGAGAATGAAACTTTTGGctgcttctttctttgctctctGGGCTGTGGGAGATGCTGCACCGAGCAGTGTTTCCAATCCCAGAGTCCGAGTCCGAAATGGTACCTACGTTGGCATGAGAAATGTGAATTACCAACAAGATTTCTTTTTAGGCATGCCGTATGCCCAGCAGCCCGTGGGAAATCTGCGATTCAGAGTCCCTCAATCTTTGAATGAGAGCTGGGAGGGGGAGCGCAATGCAAAGAAGTACTCGGATATCTGTGTTGGGTATGGC TCGGACTCTATTTGGTATCCGATGTCTGAAGCTTGTCTCACCATAAACGTCATCCGCGGTTCGTCGGTTGATGAGAACTCGAAGCTGCCTGTTGGCGTGTGGATACATGGGGGTGGATTCTACATGGGCTCAGGCTCTGACGAGCGCTATAATATGTCTGCTATCGTTGCGAACTCGTACGAGATTG GCAAACCGTTCATCGCTGTTTCGTTCAACTACCGTCTTTCCGCATGGGGCTTCTTGAGTTCTCAAGAGGTCGTTGACAGCGGAAACACTAATATCGGGCTCAGAGACCAAAGACTGGCGCTTCAATGGGTCCAAGAGAATATCGCGGCGTTTGGAGGTGACCCGGCCAAAGTCACCATCTGGGGAGAGTCCGCTGGAGGAATGTCTGTTGGGTATCATCTCACAGCATACGGCGGTAGAGACGATGGACTCTTCCGCGGAGCTATTATGCAATCTGGTGGCTCAATATCTGTCAGTCCAGCCAGCTACACAGTATTTCAAGGCTCTTACGACAATCTTGTGTCGAAAGTCCAATGctcggacgatgaagatACGCTGCAATGTCTGCGTGATGTGCCCTTTGAGACGTTGAATGCCGCGCTCAACGGTACTGGCGGCTCACCCAACTACCGATTTGCCCCAGTGGTTGACGGGGATTTCATCCCGGATCGCGGCAGTgtgctcttgaagaagcaCAGATATGTCAAAGTCCCCATCATTGCTGGTACAAACACAGACGAGGGGACAGCATTTGGTCCCTTGGGATCAATACCACGGAGCAATTCTACGAGTACCTCACAGGTTTGTTGGA ATGCCAAATATGGGGGGACGACCAAGCTCCCCCATCCAGTAGCAAAGCGAATCCTACAGCTCTATCCTGACGACCCGTCCCAAGGCATCCCTGAGTACCTCGGATCAGAACGTGTGCCATCGATGGGCTACCAATGGCGACGTACATCCGCCTATGCaggagatgtgatgatgCATGCCAATCGCCGCCGACAATGTGAAGCGTGGACGGAGACATCTACGCCAGCGTACTGTTATCGATTCAATGTCCACGCGGCAGACGTTCCTCTACTCATGGGAGCCACCCACTTTGAGGAGGTGGCGTTTGTTTTCAATAACATCGAAGGACTTGGCTATCATGGTGGTAAACCGTTTGACGGCACGCCCGAGTCGTACAAACAGCTCAGCAAGTTGATGGCGAGTATGTGGGCATCATTCATCCATGACTTGGATCCGAACTCGGGCATCAAGAACTCGCCCGTTCATTGGGATCCGTACGGCAGAAGGAAGCCTGTCGACTTGCTCTTCGATGCCAATGTAACGAGCCACATGGAGCCCGACACATGGCGGAAGAAGGGGATGGACTATATCAATTCCAGGGCTGATGTGTATGGGCGATGA